The proteins below come from a single uncultured delta proteobacterium genomic window:
- a CDS encoding hypothetical protein (Evidence 5 : No homology to any previously reported sequences), whose translation MLWQRILRALQAASNLLIFLDITLRLSADGFVAVEWADLRLYPGGIEFQYSMPTSWCNWLLLLRTIQMPHLPKYAPISQNRALWSLFIKSFKKLAMSSKKTLKASEQEREDIAKSRDEWRKFQKTVDAHRLIFLDESGLKTNMTRLYGRAQGGNRCLDSTPCGHWETVTILSSVRLDGETESLVFEGAVDRKMFDAYIKEGLAPTLRPGDIVVMDNLSAHKSQEACDAIRKCQAKVLFLPAYSPDFNPIEKMWSKVKQILRGIKPRTEEELFVATATALSAVTADDAQGWFDSCGYAAFKN comes from the coding sequence TTGTTGTGGCAGCGTATTTTGCGGGCACTGCAAGCCGCAAGCAACTTGCTGATATTTTTGGATATCACATTGAGACTGTCAGCAGATGGATTCGTTGCAGTCGAGTGGGCCGACTTGCGCCTTTACCCAGGGGGCATAGAATTTCAGTATTCAATGCCAACGAGTTGGTGCAATTGGCTGCTTTTATTGAGAACAATCCAGATGCCACACTTGCCGAAATACGCACCCATTTCGCAAAATCGTGCTCTCTGGTCGCTATTCATAAAATCATTCAAAAAATTGGCTATGTCTTCAAAAAAAACGCTGAAGGCAAGCGAGCAAGAGCGCGAGGACATAGCCAAAAGCCGCGATGAGTGGAGAAAGTTTCAAAAGACAGTGGATGCACACCGTTTGATCTTTCTGGACGAGTCGGGCCTGAAAACAAATATGACTCGCCTCTATGGACGTGCCCAAGGCGGAAATCGATGCTTGGATTCCACCCCTTGTGGACATTGGGAAACAGTGACAATTCTGTCTTCAGTCAGGCTTGATGGCGAGACAGAAAGTCTTGTTTTTGAAGGCGCAGTCGATCGTAAAATGTTCGATGCCTATATCAAAGAGGGGCTTGCGCCAACCCTACGGCCTGGTGATATCGTTGTTATGGACAACCTCAGCGCTCATAAGTCCCAAGAAGCTTGTGACGCAATCCGCAAATGCCAAGCTAAAGTGTTGTTTCTTCCTGCCTATAGCCCAGATTTCAATCCGATTGAAAAGATGTGGAGCAAGGTCAAACAAATACTGCGCGGGATAAAGCCTCGAACAGAAGAAGAGTTGTTTGTTGCCACAGCTACAGCCCTGAGCGCCGTCACGGCTGACGACGCTCAGGGCTGGTTTGATTCATGCGGATATGCAGCGTTTAAAAATTAA
- a CDS encoding hypothetical protein (Evidence 5 : No homology to any previously reported sequences) has translation MRRGRDGSVTHRRRGPAEKRKILQKGVDEGNEIMHNASRRFGQELPGRPEWFFDKQIVSWEE, from the coding sequence GTGCGACGGGGCCGTGACGGAAGTGTGACACACAGACGACGAGGCCCGGCAGAAAAAAGAAAAATTCTGCAAAAAGGTGTTGACGAGGGGAACGAGATAATGCATAACGCGTCTCGCCGGTTCGGACAGGAGCTTCCTGGAAGGCCGGAGTGGTTCTTTGACAAGCAAATAGTGAGTTGGGAAGAATAG
- a CDS encoding hypothetical protein (Evidence 5 : No homology to any previously reported sequences), with the protein MKAPAWMPQGGGLPFTGLRGAGLRPPELAAVARAAGAEVQYGDADAGGRGIILPNGFLRHMCCRARIFRSSRPGRPEIVVRVS; encoded by the coding sequence ATGAAAGCCCCCGCCTGGATGCCCCAGGGCGGGGGCTTGCCGTTCACAGGCTTGCGCGGGGCGGGTTTGCGGCCGCCGGAGCTTGCGGCCGTTGCCCGGGCGGCGGGCGCGGAAGTACAGTATGGAGATGCTGACGCGGGGGGCCGGGGAATCATTCTCCCGAATGGATTTTTACGGCATATGTGTTGCAGGGCAAGGATTTTTCGCTCTTCCAGGCCGGGAAGGCCGGAAATAGTTGTACGAGTTAGTTGA
- a CDS encoding NLP/P60 protein: MIIGERPYASRALLRAGVILLVLATLLAQGCGKTILGSSGGSRAKSGPAVAATAKTQIGKPYKYGGATPKTGFDCSGLIQWSYRQHGVSVPRLAKDQAACGKSVKKGQLQPGDIVVFRISSLAGVHTGIYSGNGKFVHSPSSGKRIREDNINEDYWKRRYVSARRVL, encoded by the coding sequence ATGATTATAGGTGAACGGCCATATGCCTCGCGCGCGTTGCTGCGCGCGGGGGTTATCCTGCTGGTGCTGGCAACCCTGCTCGCGCAGGGGTGCGGCAAAACAATACTGGGCTCGTCCGGCGGTTCCCGCGCCAAATCCGGACCCGCCGTGGCGGCGACGGCGAAAACCCAGATCGGCAAACCGTATAAATACGGCGGCGCAACGCCCAAGACGGGCTTTGACTGCTCGGGGCTTATCCAGTGGAGTTACAGGCAGCATGGGGTTTCCGTGCCGCGTTTGGCTAAGGACCAGGCCGCATGCGGCAAGTCCGTGAAAAAGGGCCAGCTCCAGCCCGGCGACATCGTGGTGTTCCGCATTTCCAGCCTGGCCGGGGTCCATACCGGCATATACAGCGGCAACGGAAAGTTCGTCCACAGCCCGAGCTCCGGCAAGCGCATCCGCGAGGATAACATCAACGAGGACTACTGGAAGCGGCGATACGTTTCGGCGCGCAGGGTCCTGTAG